The nucleotide window tgcctggaatacctCCTCCTCCCCTGTTTCCCTTTCGCTTGGACGTACCTCACAGGGTCCCAGCTCAGCATTTATTTCCTCCAGAAACTCAACCCAGTGCTGTGTCCTCTGCGCTCCCCGAATACCCTGTGCGTGTCTCCACGTCTGGACTCGCAGTATGGCCTAGAGTGACTGACTGTGGGCACCCCCTCCTTGGCTCTGAGCTCAGCGCGGGAGGGGCAGAGCCGTCTTTCTTGCTCAGCAGCAAGGACAGGCGCCGCCAGTGCTCTGGGGATGGATGTGTGCATCGCGGGTTCAAGCGACGGGGAGGTCACGAGAACTCCTCTGCCCCTTCACGCTGGCCTCTTGAGAGACGGGCTCTCTTACCACTGCGAGGTGAAGTCGGCAAACTCGTCGGAGAACTCGTCTGCGGGGAGTTGTGGCGACGGCTCCTCCACCACCTGTTTGAGCTGCTGAAAAGGGGTTCCCCACGAGTCATAGGGAAACCGAAGGATGGCCAGCTCGATCTAGAGGGGGGAGGGACACAAGGAGACAGGCGCTTACACGGGGCTGCTTGGTACAGAGGGGGTCCGCTAGGGAATCCACTCGCTCCGGGAGAGCCGGAGGGAGGCACGATGGTGACCATCGAGTGAACTGTGGGGGGGAAACTAACGCTGTGTTCTCTAGCAGTTTTCCTCCAAGTCCTAGTGCTAGGGCTTTTCAGATAACATCGTACCGGAGACAGCCACTTAAGCCTACTTAAAACTGGGTCCTCCCTAAAACCCGGGGTGGCACTTCATAAAATTGTAAGCCAGCAGTATGAAACTTCAGGATGTAAAGCGACCAGGTTTTCAAATGTTGAGTCTAAAAAGTAATTCTCGCCCTAAGACTCTTACAGAGCTGTACATCTGCTGCCATCTGCTGGGCGCGtgctagaattaaaaaaaaaaaaaaaaaaaaaaaactaggaccAAATGACTGATCTTTTTTTGGACTTCAGTAAAGGCCACTTTGCTGTGACAAGATCACGTGCTTTCTGGGCAGGGATGTGAAATAACTCACAGGATTTAATCAGCTGCTGTGTCTGGGAAGGAAACAGGACCACCGTGGATCATTCCAGACCTCGGTGATACACTGAAAATTTATAATCAGCAAAGTTACAAATCAGGCACTCATTGTGTACTTCTAGGGCTGTGCCTGAGGAAATAATCCTATGCGCTACTATGTGTTTGGGCTATACCTGTACTCAACAGCCAAGACTTCTGTCATAACCATATTCTGGGAAGCTGAGCCCATGTCCTGGATAACAAAGCTCTATCAGGGTCTGGGCGGGGGATAGATTTggagtttggggttgacatgtacacactactatacttaaaatagataaccaacaaggacctgctgtatagcacagggaactctgctcaatattctgtaataacctaaatgggaaaataatttgaaaaataatagatacatgtgtaactgaaccactttgctgtacacatgaaactaacacaacattgttaatcaactatgctccaatataaaataaaaattgaaaaaaaaaaaaagctctatcaGGGTCCACACACATTAGCGCTCTTTGAGTAGCTTAAGCTTCTGCATGCCTTGAttagaataatttaattttaaaccaTAAAGAAAACTATCAGGAACGGTAGTCAgaccctctcattttacagatgaggacagtgAGACAGTCTGTGTGATTCCATCAGTGAATCAGGGGCACACAACTACTTGGAAGTAGAATCAAGAGAACTGGGTTTTGTCCAATCCCAGTTCAGTATTTCTGCCACACCACACTGCAAACAATGGTCGCTCCAAATCTCCTGCTCTCTCAGACCAGCATCTCAGCCATCTGCCTCTTGTTCCCCAGGTCCACCCCATTTCAACTTCATGCCCCGAACACCCTGGTCCACGATGATTATCATACACTACCATGGTGATGCCCAGACTCCAAATGTCGGACTTCACGCTGTATCCCTTCTGGTTGAGCTCTGGGTTTATTCTCTCGGGCtggaaaggagacagaaaaagacaactgAGATGACATTCTTGGCTCCATAAAGGCTCAGGGGTGGGAGTGTCACCAGCTGCCCAGTGAGTTGCTGTGAGCTGTTAACATACCTCCCAGGCCAAGAGGCTCACTAACTACAATAAATAACAACGTCTCCATGGGATTTTCCTCATTTTCCACACGCCTTTTATTGGAGACAATAATGGATCAAAGTCCCCTCTCAATTCAAAAGCAATTTCAATTCTGCCTTATGAAGAACATgatatacattataaaattacTTTGTCAGCCTAGAAGTTTCCTTGTTTAAAAGACCAACGGTCCAGAACTCAGTAAAAAGAGTCAACCAGAGTCACTGGGCTACTGTCTGGTGTTAATAGACCTCAACAACGTTTAGCTAAACATGGAcagaaagcttttaaattccgAGAGCAAGTTCATTTCCAAGTAGAATATTTACAGTAGAAGTCCCTTAAGTTAAAGGGAGTCCCAAGGTCTCTGCTAATGACAATGAACCTTCATAGCTATGAGGTTCCTTCAGGACTAACTTAACTGACTTGTTTGgggaatttaaattcttttttctgttctgttctcaACAAACAAGGCAGCACTTCCCTGCAACACAGTGTGGAAAATTGTGTGGGCTCTATGTATTACCCACCTGCTTTTTCAAAGAATATACCtctttgcctgattttttttaaagagtaatttgCAGAAACATAGGCAACGTAATTCAttgcatatttttttattttattttatttttccagctttattgagatatagttgacatataacattgtgtaaggttttttattttgtttttttggccacaccgaacagcatgtgggatcttagttccccaaccagggatcaaacccgcaccccatgcattggaagtgtggagtcttaaccactggactgccggggaagtcccctttacctgatttttttttttttaaaagaatgcataTGAAGCAAGGGATTCAGTATTTCAGACGGGaaatactaagaaaaaagaagatgcagaatatttcttgcatcttagGCACATCTCTGTTTTCCCTCCGTGGCCGTCCCTTTCCTATTTCCTGGCATGGTTTGAAGGCAGTTACATTCTCGATGCTACCCCCAGCTGCTGTACTTACGGCCATGTACGGTTTGCATCCTGCATCGATAGTTTTAGCAACAGAGTCAACAAGGTAGCCGCTGATCCCAAAATCGCACATCTTCACCTGGCCCAGGGTGTTGATGAGCACATTGGAAGGCTTGACATCTGAAAGCAAGAACAGTCAGGAGCCCAGGGTGGTAGCAGCACCCCTCTACCACCAGGGGCCCTGgaacctcccttccttcttccccttcacTTTCTCCTCAAGACCCAATGCAGAAGTAACCGCCAGCCCCgtgatacaacattgtaaatcaactatactccaacataaaataaaatttttttttaaaaaaagaaagaaaaacatcaaaactaagaaaagggggaaaaaaatcaacttgatgttcttccttttcttttttttaatcattttcaaatgttttatttcaatttacaAAAGTAGAATTTACTAAGTTGATTTGGATTACAGAAAGcttaggaagaaagagaaaggacattCTTATATACATGGAAGATAGACCATAAAATGATATCAACAGTATTCAAAATGAATAGTCACAAAAATGTTTCTCATTAGTTCATTCAGTCTTATGTCATGAATTCTTGTTCTACTGGATCTTGGGTTAGTAGTCTGCTTTCTATTTCAGTGGTCCCCAacccttttggcaccagggaccggtttcgtggaagacagtttttccacggggaGGATGGCGGTGGGCGGGGATGGTTCAGGCCGTAATgcgagccatggggagcgatggggagcggcaggtgaagcttcactcgctggcccgctgctcacctcctaccgtgcggcccagttcctaacgcGCCGCGGACCGGTACAAGTCCAAAGCCCGGGGGTTGGGGGCCCCTGTTCTATTTCACGTTGTGTCCTTCTTGTCAGATTGGGAATCCATCAATGGAAAAAAACTGTTTCCTCTATCTAATTTCTCATCTTCATTGCCCTCGTACATGCAGTAAGAACTTAAAAATTGATGATTGAATCAAACGCCTAGCCCCATGGGCCAATCATCTCTGTTATgttagatgaataagttctagagatcggCCGTTACAACAATGCCCCTGTGATGAACAATTCTATATCGTGCCCCTTAGAACTTGTTATGAGGGTAGAGCTCACGCTAAGTGTTCTTGTGACAGTAAAAGAGTGTTTTAAAAGCCCGGTTCATAATGATCTGTTGCGCATTTAGTGGAATGAAAAGGCAGACTGTGACATAACAATACACCAAATACGATCAAAGCAACCAGTTTTGATGGATGCTTCTGCCGGAAGTGTGTCCGAGGTCACAAGGTGTTAACTCATCATAAACCCAGATATTCCAGACCAGGAGGCCGGTCACAGAATATACATGTGGATAAAGAGGTTTCATTCTGCAGTTCTTAAATGAACCCTTCAGTCTCGAGAGAGCTAACACACTCCCCAAATAGATGGACCATTGTTATGTCTCGataatggaattagaaatgaCAGTTAATTTTTTCCCTAGTGACACTCTTCACAAAGGGCATgtactcaaaagaaaaaagttattctaAGAACTTTAAAAACTATCCTTTATAATTTTTCCCTTAAACTAAACAGCAGATAtacaaatttcattttattattttttatactttataaacATTCTCTACTAtgactgaaatattttataattttgaaataagcctttaaaaatcagtttcacATTTGTGGATAATCCACATTCTTCCTCCTATCTGAATTCCTTcccactttcttcttttcctcttcctccatattttccccatttttaatgataacaatgaataataataataatagcaatcatAATAGGAATACTGTTTGAAGCATCTTACATTACTTTCAGGCTCAGAGAGTGTAAGAATTATCAAATCACAATACCCTATTAGCGATCAGTACTTGCCATAAATTTTTTTGGAGACCTGATTAAACATATCTCTTCCAAGAAGCTTTCCTTGACTATGGTCACCCAGTACTAATCATTTCCTTGTTTTGTATTCTACCTCGACTACTTCCATATGTGGTACATTCATATTTCTAATGTGGTTTTTTCCCCAGGTGTTTGTTATATATTTGTCTTATTTCCCTATCAAGAATCCCTATGTAgaataagaatatattttcttctcagatACCTGTCAGGGCATCTATTATAGTGCTGTGTAAACATAGTGCTGTGTAAATGTTGGACAATGATTACAAAAGGTATACGGATGGTTGAAGGCATGGAagaaagatggaagaaagaatggatgggtggatggatggatggatggatgaaaagataacaggaagggagaagaggaaggagggagaagaggaagagccaTATCGTCCAATTTTTTCATCTTATCCTGACTCCTGCTGTCTGAAAGGGCTGTGCTTTATACCACTTTCATGTGCacaagaatcacctgggaatcttgttaaaatgcagattctgattcagttggtcttGGGACCCATGattctgcttttctaacaagctctcgAGTGACGGCCAATACTAGGTGAATTTTTATCCTATTCTCTAAAGTTCTCAATGGGTAATACCACAGCTCTGCTTGGTAACAGGCATTTTATATTCAAGTTTTAATATAAAGCCCACGTCTTCTGATGCCCTCAGACAAGTTAAAGAACAGCTACTTGTATATGATTTGCTATCCACTCCCAAAGGAAAGCCCCTCCGTTCTCCTGCCTGACTCAATTCCATCcactggggaggaaaaaaaaaagataaaactcaggtaaaagaaataaaattgataaaaggaACAGCCAAGGCAGCTCCATGGATACTTACCTCGATGAATGACAGAGAGCTTACTGTGTAAATGTTCTAATGCTTTTACAATCTGCAAGAGAAACACAAGGTGGGTTTATTCCCCCCATCACTGGAAAGAAACTGAATGTTAAGCATATCCAGGTTTATCATCCCTGGCTTAAGGTCACAAGGAGAAGTATCTTCTCAGATAGTGGTGTTCCTATCCAGGAAAATACACAGGAAGTCATACAAATTGGATTCCGCACACCAGAGAGGACTATACCCCATAGCAGAGAGGATGTCTCACTCatacattttgattttcatttggcctccagcatttttttctctccacccTCCTGGGCCTCAGGAACCATGAAGGGAGCAgcccttcatttcattttcttctgcttcctcctATGCCTGTTGAtcctaagaaaacatttaaaactctacaaatgaaaatcaaaagcaaCTAATATCAGGACAGTGACACCAGGAATGTGGTCATAACAGATGAATGTACTGCTTAGAGGCACTTTAACTGAGAGTTTACCCAACCAAGTCAGGAGTAGATTCTTTTACATAATGCCCAGAAAGAAAAGCATTAGTTGATCCATCCACAGATGCACTCATGCCTTCAACAGACACATACGGGATGGGAGCTATGGTCCAGGTAGTGTTTGCCCATACTGGGGGTACAAGGACAGACACATAAGGCCCAGACTCCTCACATGCTCCTTGAAGTAGGGTTCATGATGTACTCACAGAAACTGCTATTTTCCCTAAGATGTCCTCTGGAATTGTTTGGCCTTTATCAATCACTTGTTTGTAGAATTTATCTAGGGACGTGTCCATGAGCTCCATGCAGATCCAGACATCCCCCTAGAGGCCAGTCGGTTCAGAGGTGGTTAGAGAggatggaaaagggaaaaaaggcagAAACAGTTAACACCTGTCAGGAAGAACGGACCGTTTCTTGCTTGAGTTTTGAAGGAAATGTACTAATCCCTTCAAGCTCTCAAAGGGATTTATAAACAGGCAAGATTACCTCCAAAGAACAAACTAGCAGACAGCCAAGCCGACTTGCCGGTGATCACCCACTCCTTAATGAAAAGGAGGATCTACACACTGATAGCCACAAGCAATAGAACTCAGAAGTCTAAGCCTTTACTGTCACTGCCCTCTGGGAGTTAAGTCCAGATACCTGCTCCAGGTCTGACCTCCCCTGCTGACCGCTGGCGGTAGTTTATCAAAAGGCTGCTTTTAAGAGGGAGATGAAGCATCGTAACCCACATCATCGTGAAGTGAAAAAGAGAGGCAGAGCAAAGAGGTAAATGTAAGCCCACATGGTACACAAGGCTAGCTAAAGTATAGCAAGAGGCCAAAGACCAGAGGATTTCAGATTTTAAGGAATCTATCCAAATCAGTCTACAGACTCTTGATAGAGACAGTTCTGGCAAAACAGACAAACCaaaacagaaaggagaaagggggcCTCAGCATTTTAAAAGGGCTAAACGCATTTGAAAGTATCGTGGTTTCAAGCCAACTTTGCACCAACATTTCACAAGCATGAAACTCTACAGAAGACATGTCAGACAAGAAAGAGCGCTGTGACTGTGTATGGCGTTTATGTGATCAGGGAAACTTCTTGTTAAGCTACTGCTCTCCTTGGAGTTTGAAGGGAAGGATCACCTACCTCACGGAAGAGTGCGCCATAAAAGGTGACCGTAAAAGGACAGTCCACGGTCCTCATGGAAATATCCAAATCCATCAGTAACCTTTTCTGCTCCTGGCTATTTACTGTGGCCCGGATCCGCTGAATGGGAATGCATGAAAAATGTATGGTTACTGCTCCGAGGATGAGTCTGGTAATAAGGCAGGGACCTTGAAGCGTCGCATCCTGAGAATAGTACCAAAATCCACGGCACAACTTCCAGAAACAACCCTTCAAATATCTACCCTAAAGGATTAGCTATTTGTAACGAATGAAAAGTAAGGAAGACTGTTATTCATTTGATTTCCCAAATAATCCCCAGTAAGGAGCAAACTGataatatattttggagagtgtGCAAATGTTTGGGAATGCATTTCCAAGTTACAAAAACAGTCTGATTTATTATGTGGGTTTAGTGCAAAGAGGTCAGAGTATTAATTGATTTGGGGCTGATTTGGGGTCCTATAAAAAAAGCCAAAAGCCCCTCTTTGTGAACAAGTAAGAATATTTGGACTAAACAGCAACTGTAAGAGAGctgattcaggaaaggaaagaggaggaatCAAAGCGAAATGGAGAAACTGTCCATTCCCACCCCAGGGCTTCTGAGAGAAGAGAAACCTGTCACACCAGCAAATGTAGCCTTATAGAAACACGCTTATGTCATTAAATGACAAGACGATATAATATCACGAGGCTTTCACATTTTTTGCCTATGTAGCAAAGAGCctgcagaagaagaaactgaaaaatctACAAGGTAAGGGAAAGATATCTCCATTCTCCACAAAAAGAGGCATCCCAGTCATCTGGCCACCCACATTCCTAACAGTTCATCTAGAGTTAATACATGGGTCATTCTCCAAGGTCCTTCCAACATCTACTCAAGAAATTTGCAAtgattctaaatttctttttatagctcaAAAGCTATGCAAATTTGCTCAAGATGATTTTACCCTCCTTTTTCCCACAAACGGAGACAATTTCCTCCCTCAATTCGGGTTTCCTGATTTTCAGGGACAATTCTTTAAAAGCAACAGAATAAGGGTTAAAAAGACACTTGTGAGACACAAAACCCAAATGCCATATGTGAGCTCTTGTTTGGATTCTGATTTGAAAAACCAGCAGgagaaaaaacagcaacaactatTAGATGACGTTGAAGAGCTATTATCGATTCTTTGACGTGTGATGATGATGCGGTGGCTGCACAGAAAATTAAAAGGAGGGGTCGGATTTATCAGTTAAAAAAACGTAGTTGATGCAGCTCATGCCAAGGAAGCACTTTTCACATATTTGGAGGGAAATATTGTTCCCTACGAATAAGCTTTTCTGTTTCACCCCACGGAGGATTGCTTTGCTTATATGAAAAGAGCTGGTTTGCAGTTGAGATGGACAAACTCATAAATCAGGGATGGAAAACGTTTGGGGAAGGGGAACTCTACCTTCACCGCCATGATCTGCCCGCTGGGCACATGCCGCATCTTCTCCACCACCCCGTACGCCCCCCGGCCCAGCTCCACTATAGGCTCCAGGTCATCCGCCTTCACCTCAAAGTTCTGCAGGAGAGAAAAGCAAGAATACAataggaaaaagggaaataaactgGACACAGGCTACCTTGTCCTCTCTCTGGTTTCTCGCAGCGTTCTAAGGGTTCTTTCTAGTCCAGAACCTTCTGGTCTAGAAGCTGTTCCAAGCAGCCACTGAAAGCAAGAAGTGCATGGGAGATGGGTAGACCCTACTGCACCTGCTCGTCACGGGCACTACAGAGATCCAGCTCCGACTCAGCCTCCACAGTGCTCGGTGAAGTCTGACTCTGCACCGTGGTTCTTCAGCCCTGCCCCTCGTTTGCTGACGGATGGCAGCTAGATCTAGGCCTGGGCTTCGACGAATCTACCCCAAAGAGAACCATCTACTCGCCTCAAATACCTTCCCTCAGGACCACAACAGCCCGATTTCAGTTCGACATTCAAAACAGCAAGAGCTCCACAGACCACTTGCGTTTACATTCAAACTTTATTGGCCCCTGACAGCCTGTTacagaaaatgcatttttttcgtTGGCCAGTTGGAAAGCATCCATGTAAAATGGTCACGATATTAACTGGCAGACATAATTTTTCTCACCTGATTTCCAATAGAAATGCAAGCTTTGGAGTCTAAATCTCGAGGTGGCCtaagaaagagaaggggaggaaaaaaacatgAGACATTTAGTCAAATATGACCTTCCCAAATCAGATGCGACTGGAGAGATCTTTCCTTAGGAATAAGGTGAAAGCTCATGAGTAAAATAAAGCAGCATAAAGGGGTTAATAGTGTGGGATTTGGAATAAAATACATTTGCATTTAAATCACTTAATCTCTGaacttccatttcttctttttttttttaaatttatttaaatttatttatttttggctgcgttgggtcttcgttgctgtgtgcgggctttctctagttgcggtgagcgggggctactctccctcgcggtgtgcaggcttctcattgcggtggcttctcttgttgcagagcatgggctctaggcgcacgggcttcagtagttgtggcttgcgggctcagcagttgtggctcgcgggcttagttgctccgcggcatgtgggatcttcccggaccagggctcgaacccatgtcccctgcactggcaggcggattcttaaccactgcgccaccagggaagcccccgtttcTTCTTTAATACAAAGATATTAGTACACTACCTCATGGAGTAGGAGTGGGCATTAAATGAGATATTCTAAGTAACATGCCTAGCagaatgcctggcatacagtaaatattcaataaatatgagccatatatatatatagttatgtgGATAATTACACTACTCTAGTAAGCCCCTGTATAAGTAATTATATTCTTATAAGGAAGTAAAAGTACTAGACTCTTCTTTCATCCGAGAGCATCCATGTGCCCAATTATCCCACCACTTTTCCCACAACTgttttaacaaaaagaaacaataatatgGTTCTGTTAACTCACAAAATTCATAGATCACAGGAATTCCAAATCTATCTAATCCTGCCTTTAAGATGGAACAAAGGTCCAGAcaggtaaagtgacttgcccaaggtcacgacTAACCCAGGCCTCCTGATTTTCAGGTCAGAATCCTTTCTGTTTTACCAGGCTGGCATACCCAGTTGTGGTATTTCTTCTATACATAGTGTACTCACTATCCAGGGGTCATCTCAGGAGCTGAGGTTTGCTGCTTTTGTGTCTCGATTAGAGAAAACACGGTCTTCTCATGTGTATTTATTTCCCCTACTTCATTGCTACCTTGGCTGATAACAGTCCACGTACGAGAAAGATATTTGGCTTTGGCTGTGCACCTGACTATGAGCCTAGAGAAGccctttcttcaaataaatacacCAAAAGCATCCTGACAAAAGTAGTAAATGCcaagaaacacagaaaacatAACATACAACAAACAGAACACACATAACAAACACAACATAACAAACTTGTTAATATGATCAAACGAATAAAGCGATAGgaggctaaagacaaaagaatccCGGTGTTGCCTGAACAAAGGGCGACCAAAAAGGGTGGAAATGCAGGTGTCCCCAAGGGGACGTTCCAGGTCAGAATTATACAGAAAAAtacaagggaagaagaaaggaagagagaaaaaaatccttgGCCAACGACAATTTTCCCCATACCTAATGTATTATAATTCTACCCCTCCTGCTGAAACTGACTAAataaaacaataaggaaaatgtAGGAACAtaaacacagatacacacatgaaTCTAAGGTTTTAATGGCAAGCCTTCCCTCACCTTAaaaatctctttgaaatgtatagaaaaccTAAAGTAAAGTTTTTCTATAGTAACTTAAAACCAGGACcgagagggagggataaagaggaacacacacacacacacacacacacacacacacacacacacacacacacacacacacacggcagtGATGTTTTCATATATCTTGTGTTTCTGAGCAGGGGATTTTTCTTCAGAAACACTTTCCAGAGGAATTAAATTTCTGAAAACCTGATTTCTCACTCTTAAAACCTCCAAAGCTCTTTTTCTTTAGTTGTCACAGTTTGTTTGTAGTAATTGCAATGgaactttgaaataaagacaaatattatttgaGACATGTGACTAATC belongs to Eubalaena glacialis isolate mEubGla1 chromosome 19, mEubGla1.1.hap2.+ XY, whole genome shotgun sequence and includes:
- the MAP2K6 gene encoding dual specificity mitogen-activated protein kinase kinase 6, with the translated sequence MSQSKGKKRNPGLKIPKEAFEQPQTSSTPPRDLDSKACISIGNQNFEVKADDLEPIVELGRGAYGVVEKMRHVPSGQIMAVKRIRATVNSQEQKRLLMDLDISMRTVDCPFTVTFYGALFREGDVWICMELMDTSLDKFYKQVIDKGQTIPEDILGKIAVSIVKALEHLHSKLSVIHRDVKPSNVLINTLGQVKMCDFGISGYLVDSVAKTIDAGCKPYMAPERINPELNQKGYSVKSDIWSLGITMIELAILRFPYDSWGTPFQQLKQVVEEPSPQLPADEFSDEFADFTSQCLKKNSKERPTYPELMQHPFFTLHESKATDVASFVKSILGD